The Lepus europaeus isolate LE1 chromosome 6, mLepTim1.pri, whole genome shotgun sequence genome includes a window with the following:
- the LOC133762587 gene encoding putative methyltransferase-like protein 21E codes for MDPGVREETRDDYDDKQVVSEIMARCFIPTRITTSSWEGFRFVGHEIRITEAMDCYGAVVWPSALVLCYFLETNAKQYNMVDKNVIEIGAGTGLVSIVASLLGAHVTATDLPELLGNLQYNISRNTKTKCKHLPQVKELSWGVALDKNFPKSSNNFDYILAADVVYAHPFLEELLVTFDHLCKETTTILWVMKFRLEKENKFVDRFKELFDLEEISSFPSLNIKLYKAVRKSRRSA; via the exons ATGGATCCAGGAGTTCGAGAAG AGACCAGAGACGACTACGACGACAAGCAGGTGGTCTCAGAGATCATGGCAAGATGTTTTATTCCAACTCGGATAACAACCTCTTCCTGGGAAGGCTTTCGTTTTGTTGGTCATGAGATTCGGATTACTGAAGCCATGGATTGTTATGGTGCTGTTGTTTGGCCATCG GCCCTTGTTCTATGCTATTTCCTGGAAACTAACGCAAAACAGTATAATATGGTTGACAAAAATGTGATTGAAATTGGAGCTGGCACAGGGCTAGTCTCTATCGTGGCAAGTTTACTTG GTGCTCATGTTACTGCCACAGATTTACCTGAATTACTTGGAAACCTGCAATATAATATTTCCCGAAACACCAAAACGAAATGCAAGCATTTGCCTCAGGTTAAAGAGCTCTCCTGGGGAGTTGCATTAGATAAAAACTTCCCCAAGTCTTCCAATAATTTTGACTACATCCTGGCAGCGGATGTTGTCTATGCTCATCCCTTCCTGGAAGAACTCCTCGTTACCTTCGACCACCTGTGTAAAGAAACCACCACCATCCTCTGGGTCATGAAATTCAGGTTGGAGAAAGAGAATAAATTTGTAGATAGATTTAAGGAGTTGTTTGACCTGGAGGAAATTTCCAGTTTCCCTAGTCTGAATATTAAGTTGTATAAAGCTGTGAGGAAAAGTCGGAGGAGTGCGTGA